Genomic DNA from Bacteroidota bacterium:
TTGTAATTGGTCAACTTTCTTTTCAAGGGTTTCAATTTTTTTGTTTTGCGTCTCAATTATTTTCTGTTGTTCTTGCATACCTTTTATCAAAAAAGGAATTAATGCGTTGTAGTCCACGGCATAATATCCTTTAACTAAAGGAATATTGTCTATTGCTAAAGGGATATTATCCATAACCTGTTGTCCTATAACAGGTTTTTTTGATGATACCACATTGTTTTTCTCTTTAACTAAAGATACATTATCTATTACTTGTTTTCCTGTAACGGATTTTTTTGATGGGTCTATAATATCTTTTGTCGGGTCGGGCATATATTTTGTATTGTTCACTAATTCAGGAAAAACTTTTTCCAATTCTTGCGCTATTAAGCCAACCTGTTTTCCTTCATTCCCTTTGTACATAGGATATTTATCCGCATCATAGTAATATTGACATGGATTTAGTTTCATGATTTTATCTAATGTTCCATCTGCTATTGGAGTAATATCTTTTTTAAATCTTCTATCAGAATTTGTCCAAAAGTCTCCTGAAGCAAGACCGCCTCCTGCGCCAACAACTATTCCCCAATAGGTAGCTGGATTAGCTGTTGTGACATACATTCCTTCACCTGTTCCGTTAAATTGCCCGGCATTACCAGTAGTAGTAGTAGAACCAGCGTATAATCCCGTTTCTGTGCCGCTAAATGCACCCCCGCTACCGTTTACAAGAGTAGTAGATGTTGCGAGATTATTACCAGTTCCAACAACACCTGTTCCTGTAGCATTTGTTCCTAAAGAAAAACTGCCGAATGAAGTCCCGTTTGCAGCAACTCCGCACCCGCCAGTTATTACACTTCCAGGAGTAATATTATTCCCTAATCCAATAATACCTGAACCTGAAGCATTGGCATTAAATCCGCGCACACCGGAAACATTTGTTCCGTTTGCCATTCCAATAACACCATAATTGGTTGCGGAGATTCCATACACTCCTGCACCTCCGGCAGTATTATTTCCGAAAACACCAATTCCTGTGCTGGTTTGCTCTCCATATATTGCAGCACCTGTTCCAGAAACATATCCGTTAACTGCATAATCGCCAAGTAAACTAATTGCGCCAGCATAGCCGTTTCCATAGGAAGAAAAAACATCACCCGCCTGAACGGCTGCACTGTTTACAACCGTAGATCCGGAAGAAAGTGAACGCATTCTTTCCGTGTTAGAAGTCTTTGTAACAAAATCATTTCCATCAGTAGTACCTACAAAATTTGTTGCAGCATTTGTTCCTGCGTTACCCAAAATCCACCATGCTGTTTGCGATGGTCCGGTAGGACCGGTAACTCCATTGGTTCCGTTTGTACCTGCAGTTCCCGTTGTACCTGTTACGCCATTAGCACCGGCAGGTCCGGTAGTACCCGCAGCTCCATTTGTTCCGGCAGGGCCAGTGGGTCCTGTTGGTCCGTTTCCGCTTCCTGTTGGTCCAACAGGTCCGGTTGGTCCGGTCATTCCGTTTGTTCCAGCAGGACCCGTTGGACCAGCAGCTCCGCCACCGCCTGCATTACAAAGAGATTTCCATGCTGATGCTGTTGAATTGTAATAACAGAAACAAGAAGAGTCTGTATTATAAACGATAAGTCCGTTTGTAGTGGCAGAAACAGGAATTAAATTCATTGAGGCAGTATTCATTCTTGGAATGAGCACGCCTTTATCATTGAGAGGAGATACCACATCAAGCATTGCGGAGGAGTTCGGAGTAAGAGTTCCGATGCCCACGTTGTTGTTTTGCGCATCACTTTTTTGTGAAGCGAGAAAAGCAATTGCAAGAATTGCGAATGAGAAAAGAGTTATTTTTTTCATGCGATAAAAAATTTGTTTATGTTTAAAATCAATATTCAAATCACCCTCTCTTGTTTCATGGCGAGAAAAAAAATGGAGAGTAATTTAACAACCTACAAACTTACATAATAAAATCAGGATGACAAAAACAAAAAAAAGGGAAACAAATTTCGGGGTTGTCAGAGTTAAAGCCCTATGCTGACACCCATCCGTATTTGGGGATTTGGAAAAGGGTTAAAGGGCTCATCGTTCAGGTTCCACAGAGCCATGATGTTAAGGGACGCGTTGCCTGCAGCCTGTCTTAATCCTCCACCCACCCATACATTGTTCAGGTTAAAACGTTTTGAACTGTATGGATTCCAGGGTCCATTTAATAATTCATACTCTCCGTGCAGAAATAAAAAATCGGTAACTATGAAGCGATTAAAAATGCTTCCTCCATAAATATTCAGTTCATAAGGGGGAGTATATCTTCTGTCAGCAAGATAGATATACCGGATACCAACACCTGCTGAATATCTTTCTGTGATTTTGTATCCAATATCAGGAGCAACATTTATGAGTGTGATATTTCCGAATTGAAGCCCGATTCCTCCGCCCCCGTAAACTCTATCCCAACTCCAGAATTCTTTTTTTTCTTTCACTGGCTTTGGAGGAGTGAAATCCTGAGAGAAGGCGGAAGCAGGCAGTAGCAGCAAGCAGCAAACAAATACAAAAAATAATTTCTTTATGACTGATGATCTGTGCAATCTGTTTTTAATTTGTGTACTCATTATTCAAAAATCAATTTGCAATTTACCCATTCATCATCAAATACCGTACTGTATTTTTTATAAAAATTAAAGGCGGGTTCGTTCCAGTTCAAAACCTGCCATTCTAATTTTCTGACCTTCATTTTTTTTGCAACAGCAACTACTTGCTCAAATAATTTTTTTCCGATTCCCGAACCTCGCATTGATTCTGTAACAATGATGTCGTCAAGATAAATGCATTTTCCTTTCCATGTAGAATATTTTATGTAGTACAACGCAATGCCTGCGATTTTATTCTCAGAAGTTTCCGCCACAAAGCAATCAAACATTTTCTTTTTTCCGAAACCATCCCGCTTCAGTTCTCTCAAAGTTACTTTAACTTCGTTTGGTGCTTTTTCGTAAGTGGCTAATTCTTTTATAAGTGAAAGAACAGATGGTATATCTTTTTTTTTCGCCTTGCGGATAAGAATTTTCATCAAAATACAAATATAATTCGCGAAAATACGAATATCGAAATCAATGATGATTTTCTTTTATCAGAATTTGTATATTCGTCCTTCATTTGATACTCGTACACTATGAGAATAAAAACGCTCGGACAGTTTATTATTGAAAAGCAAGCAGACTTTCCCTATTCAAAGGGAGAGCTTTCGCGCTTGCTCAGAGATATTGGCATAGCCGCAAAAATCGTTCACCGCGAAGTCAACAAAGCCGGACTGGCTGATATTCTTGGCATGACGGGAGAAACAAATATTCAAGGTGAGCAGGTAAAAAAATTAGATGTGTTTGCAAACGAACAGTTCATTGCTGCATTAAAAGCAGGAGGTGAATGCTGCGCCATTGCGTCTGAAGAGAACGAAGATATAATTCCTGTTGACAATGAGGTTTCCAAGAATGCGAAATATGTAGTGGCAATTGATCCGCTTGACGGCTCGTCAAACATTGATGTGAATGTTTCGGTAGGGACAATTTTTTCTGTTTACAGAAGGATTTCTCTTTCGGGCGCTGGTTCGCTGGAGGATTTTCTTCAACGCGGAACGGAACAAGTTGCAGCAGGATACATTATATATGGTTCGTCAACCATGTTGGTTTACACTACGGGCAAAGGCGTGAATGGCTTTACACTTGATCCGAGCATTGGCGAATTTTGTTTATCACATCCTGAAATGAAAACTCCCCGGCTTGGAAAAACCTATTCTATCAACGAAGGCTATTATGTTCATTTCCCCGATGGCGTGAAAAAATTCATCAAGTATTGTCAGGAAGAAGATCCAAAAACCAACCGTCCGTATTCTTCGCGCTACATTGGCTCAGCCGTGGCAGACATTCACCGCAACTTAATCACGGGTGGAATTTTTATTTATCCGATTACGTCACAAAATCCGAAAGGAAAACTCCGCCTCATTTACGAAAGCAATCCGCTGTCATTCATCATTGAACAGGCAGGTGGAAAAGCGACTGACGGCATAAAAAGAATCTTAGATATTGAACCCACCTCCGTTCACCAGCGCACACCGTTCTTCATCGGCTCTTCAGAAATGGTAGATGTGGCAGCAGAATTTATGGTGAAATATTCTACCATAAACGCTTAGCACAACTTTCATTTTGTTTTTTCTCTGATGACTTCCTGAAAAGATTTGTTTTTAATTTTACTTTCCAGCCACGAAACAATGTCAAAGTATTTGAAAATATAATAGTGCATTTTGTCTTTGGGAACATTTTCCAATTCTTTTTTCACCGCGCTGAATGCTTCGACAGGATTTTTTTCTTTATCCGATTGCGGAAGTTTTTTGAGCAAATCCATCATAACTGTTTCCACTTTTGAAATATGACTTTTTTTAAGAAGAAAGCGATGGAAGGACTGAACAAGGTAAGGAAGAATTTCATGATGACCTGAATCATAATGCGCAATGAGGTAAAAAATATTCAGAAAGTATTGCGCTTCAGGATTGACAGACATGTCAAATTCATTTCGGAGAATATTCATGTAATGAATGCTCTGTTTCAGATTTCCGAGATAAAAAAATGAAATGGAAATATTGGTGAGCAAAGCAATTTTTTCATAATTGCTGAGTTCGTCCGTGTGTTTTTCAAGTTCGGTGATGACCGCGAAAATTTTTTTCTCCAGTTCTTTTAATTTTCCGGTGTGATACAGGTAGTGAAGCAAGGCATTGTCGTGCAGGTAAAAATATTTCGCACGGAGCGAATACGTGCGTGCATAATCAAAAGTAGCCGCGAGTTTTTTCAGGAATTCGTAAGCGCCATCGTATTTTTTCTGCTCGCTTCGCACATAAAACAAATTGCTCAGCAGCACCATGTATAACTTGATGTTGTTTTTCATGTGCGCGGGCGAAGAAAGGCAAAGAGCAGCGGCTTTTTCGCCTTCCATGCATGCGGCATCTAAATTCCCTTTTGCATACCAGAAGAAAAATTTTGCTTCATAGATTCTGAGCTTGCCGGAGAAAGTTTTTATCTCCTCCGCTTTTTTGAAATACGGGCTCTTCATCAGATCTTCAGCCTGCTCTATTATTTTTTTATTCCGAGTTCGGTAATAATGATTGTAAAGGTTTACCATCTGTAAACTCAAACTGCGGCAAATAAGGGTGTCGCTGAGCAACTCGGATGTTTTTGCGGTTTCTTCAATCAGCTTTTCAAGATTGGGCAAATCATATTGTTCAAGATAGGCATTGAACTCCCACTGGGTTTGAATTTCCAGCAAGGCGTGAAAAAGTTCAAGTTCATTTGCGTCTTTTCTTGCCCGCTGCAGTGTTTTCATGGATTGGTCATACAATCCTTTTTTCTGCAGCAGTTCAGCGCGGTAGATATTTCTTCGAACCGTTGAATGGGTGCTCGAATCGCGGTGATAAAATTCAAGCGCGTCAAGAATCCTGGAATACAAATAATTTTTTGCGACAGGAAATTGTTTCAGGAACGCCTGCCCTTTGAATTGTTTCTTGATGGATTCTTCGTCAAACTCTTTTTGTTTTGCCATGGCATCAAACAGCAGGAGGTATTTGTTATCCTGCTTGCCGTGCAGTTCGGAAAATTTTTTGAAGTAGCGTTTTTCCGTTTTGCTCATTGAGTTGATGAGCAGGAATAAATCATGCGAAGGCGTCTTCATTAGATGCCTAAGATATGAATTATGTGTATTGCCGGATAAAAATTATTCAGAATGGAATGAATACGGGTTGTGCTATGAAAAGCACAATAAGAAGGATGATGAAGAAGGATGTTAAAAGCAGGAAAAAAGAGTGATAAGATGCTAAGATTTTGCAGGGGATTGCATTGCTTCTCTGAAGCTATTATCGGATATTTGCTTATCGCCATGAAGCAAAAAACAAATTCCTTGTTTATGAAATGAAAAATAAATTTACTCTCTTGTCGACCACAAAGCTGCTTATTGCTGTTTTGTTTTTGTGCACGCTGCACAATGCAAATGCCCAATGGTACGGTACTCCTCCAAGCAACTTTACCTGGTATTATTCTGATCAGGGAACCATTGCCCCTAGCGGATGCTCGCAATCATCACCTGTATTACAATACAATATAAGCCCGAATTCATATTTCATTGCATACAATTTTTCAGGAGTCGCAGGCACCACTTATACGTTCACACTTAATCCCACTATCAATGTATGTGCAACGGGTACCTGCGAGATTCAACTTTTCGATTACGCTTACAATCAATCTCCCGGCTCTGTAATCTTTGATCAGTTTGGTCCAATCCCCCAGACAAAAGTGTGGACATGTCCTGTTTCCAAAACATATTATTTATCTCTTTCCGATTGCAGCAACGGAGAATTATTTGGTGCGCTCGGTGTTGAAAATGTCACTTTCACTTATTCTTCGGATGGAGCCACCACTGCGCCAGCTTCCTGTGCCGTAAATGTTTCACCTTCTAATAATGCCACCTGCATGTCAACCGCTCAAACGCTCAACTGGGCGGCAGTCGGATGCGCCACAGGATATTATCTTTATTTAGGAACGGATGCAGCCGCAACAAATATTCAGAACGGATTGAATGTGGGAAATGTGCTGACCTATAATCCCGGTGCGCTGACCAACTGTACAAAATATTATTGGAAAGTTGTACCTTATAATGGAGTGGGCACCGGCACATGCTCTGCAGCTATCTGGAATTTTACAGTAGGCACATCACCAACAGCAGCTACCAGCATTACCGCATCTCCAAATCCGGTTTGCCTCGGAAGTTCATGTACGCTGACAAGGAATGCTGGCAATGCACAATGCGGAACATGGCAATGGTATTCCGGTGGATGCGGAAGCGGTTCATCCATCGGAACAGGAAATTCCATTGTGGTTACTCCCACCGTCTCCACCACGTATTATGTGAGAGCCGAAGCATGTGCCAACAGTATCTGCAGGTCAGTGACTGTGAACGTAAATACAATTCCCACTGCCGCAAGCGTGAGCGGTGCAGGAACATTTTGCGGAAGCACAACAATTACTGCAACGGGTGGAACCGGAGGAACCATGTACTGGCAAAATACAACCAGCGGAGGTACTTCTACTACCACTCCTTCAACATCACAGGTGGTCACTGCAAGCGGCACTTATTATTTTCGTCCATATAATTCCTGCGGATGGGGAACAGAAGGAAGCGTATCGGTGACAATAAATCCTTATCCGATTGTGAATGCAATAGGTGGAGGCGCTGCTTCGGTGATGGTTGGAAGTCAAACGCCAGCTTTTACAAATTCTACACCGGGCGGCACTTGGTCAATAACAAATGGCAGCGGCACGGCAACTATAAACGGAAGCGGTGTGGCAACAGGTATTTCTACAGGAACTGTAACTGTAAATTATTCTGTAACGGTCAATGGCTGCACTACCATAGTTACTGCTCCGCTTACAATCATTGCTTTCATGCCGGTTGAGTTGCTGAACTTTTCAGCAACCTGTGTGGATGCAACTGTCACCATAAACTGGACAACCGCTTCAGAAAAAGATAACGATTATTTTACGATTGCGCGCAGCGCTGATGCCCAAACATGGAATGAAATCGGAATTGTAAATGGAGCAGGCAACAGCTCCACCATTCATGACTATGAATTTATTGATGCAGAAGTTTCTTCTCAATACTCAATGCTCAATACCCAATACTATTATCGTTTAAAACAAACCGACTTTGACGGCAAGCATGAATACTTTAGTCCGGTTTCTGAATCCTGCTCAACAGGCGAATGGCAACTAGTCTTTGAAATTTTTTCAGATGATGTGCTTCATGGGAAATTATTTTTACCGGAAGATGCCGATGTTACGCTAAACATCATTGATTTGCAGGGAAGAATTATTTCCAGAGAGAAGGTGAGCGCATTAAAAGGATTCAATCTCTTACAAATGAACATCGGCAGTTTGGAGAATGGGCTTTATTTCATCAAAGTATATAATGAAAAGAAAAATATTTTGCGTAAGTTTGTCCGTTGATATTCCTTTGGAGTATCAGCGTAAGACATGAAAAAGTTTTTTCTTACATCTGCTTTCTCCCTTTTTATTTTTTACTTCTTACCTGCTCAAACCACCACTACCTTCCGCATCAGTTATAACTATGCCGCATTTGATTTGCCTGGCAACACCATTCAGGCGCCCAACAAAGATTATGTGCTGGGCGGAACTAATTTAACTTTTGGAGGAACCGGCAGCATTCTTCGCCTCGATACGGTGGGAGCAATCAAGTGGGCGAAAATTTATTCTCCCATCTGGGGAATCAACGATGTAAAAAATGTAACAGGAGGCGAATACATTGTATCCGGCTCAGTGGCTACCGGTGGCAATGCTGGTCTCGCGCTGATGCGTTTTAATTCTTCCGGAGGCGTGGTGTGGGGAAAATCTTTCAAGACATCTGCATTTAATGGAAGCAGCGAAGCCGGCAGCCGCGTGATTGAAACCAGCGATGGAGGATTTTTATCTGCCGGTTATACCTACGATATCGATCCCGATGGAGGAGGCGCTTTGCCCATTTTTGATTCGGCAAATTATTTTATTGTGAAAACAAACGGTGCAGGAGTTCTTTCCTGGGCAAAAGTAATTTTACCTACCACCGTCTATATAAACGACCATGTTCTGAATGATGTTGCCGAAGTAAGCGATGGATATATTTTCGTAGGCAACATGAGCGAGAACGGAGTGGTGGGGGATGATAATACAGATGCCATCATTCTCAAAACCGACTTCAGCGGAAATTTTCTCTGGATGAATAAGTACGGAGCATCCGGCTCTTCCCAATCTTTTAATTCTGCCGTTACGCTTGGTTCAGGCGAAGTTTTGATTTGCGGAACCAATGATACACGGACAACTTATCTGCGGATTAATTCTGTCGGAACAATTGCTTCCGGTTATCGCTACGGCTCTGCATTTCTTCCTGCTTTGGATGGATGGAGAATATTTCCTACAGCCGATGGAAATTATGCAATGATGGGAATGTATTTTTCTTTTTCATTTAATTCATTCATATTAAAAATAAACCCGGCTAACGGTGCAATCATATGGGGCAAAAGATACCCCGCGTTCGGAGGATTGTTTCCCGAAGGGCAGCAAACTGCCGATGGCGGATATGTGATGAACATGATGTCAGGAACTGTTTCATGGGATTATCTTGTTTTGAAAACCGATCCCACCGGACTAATTCCTTCTTCCGGATGCATTGCGCCAACAATATATAACCCCGCTGTTTCCGCGCATGGACTTTCTGCAACTGCTGTTACTCCAACATTTCTAACGGTATCTAACGAAAACGCCCTTGCCATTACTCCGCTGAATATTGCGCCCACCCGTTCAGTTGAATGTTCATACATTATGCCGGTTGAAATGTTGTCGTTCGAAGGCAAATCAAAAAACGATGGAGTGGAATTAACCTGGAGCACCGCATCGGAAAAGAACAATGATTATTTTGCCATTGAAAGAAGTGTTAATGCGGAAGAATGGGAAGAAGCAGGAAAAATTTCAGGCGCTGGAAATTCTTCCACCGTTCAGAATTATGAATTTGTAGATGCTGAAATTTCATCTCAATACTCAATGCTCAATACCCAATACTATTATCGCTTAAAGCAAACCGATTACGATGGCAGCTATGAATACTCAAAAATAATTTCAGTAAAACTTTCTCCGGCTGATGACTGGAAGTTAATCCTCAATAATTTTTCAGAAGATGAATTGAAAGGCAAACTTCTTGTCTCGGAAAAGGCAAATGTGGCGATTGATATTATGGATATGCAGGGAAGAATTATTCAGCGGGAAAAGTTAAATGCGCAGAAAGGTGTTAATCTGCTTGATGTGAACATTGCCCGCCTTGACCAGGGGCTTTACTTTATCAAAGCATATAATTCTGATAAAAATATTCTTAGCAAATTTGTTAAGAAGTAATTTTGTACCGATGAAAAAAATTATTCTTTCCTGTTTGATTGCGGTGGTGACAGCAGTAGCCGCTCCTGCGCAATCACCCGCTGGCTGGACAGCCGGCAATGAATCTCAAAAACGATTTATCGAAAACAAATCGCAGTTTGACGGGCGTGACCAACTCCCCGGTTCAAAAATTCTTTATGCGGTGGATCAGAACGGCACGCAGATTTATTTCACTAAAGAGGGCTTGACCTATCGCTTTGATGAGGTCTCACCCCAACACTCTTCAAAGGAGAGGGAGAATGAAAAACAAAAAGTCCTCCCCTTGGGGGAGGATTTAGGTGGGGCTTGGGCTGAGCATGAAAAAAACGAACGCAAAACAATTCACACCACAGACCTCGTTCACATGCAGTGGGCAAATGCAAATCAGGATGTAGAGATTATTGCCGAAGAAAAAACCGATGATTATTTCAGCTATACAAAAAGCAATAACGAAAACATCAACTACATCAAAGGATATAAAAAACTCATTTACAAAAACCTTTACCCGAACATTGATGTGGTGTATGAGTTTCCAAAAACCAAAGTCCTCCCCAATTCCTCCCCTGACGGGGGAGGTCAGGTGGGGGCTGGAGGGGCTTCAGGAATTAAATATTCCCTCATCCTTCATCCCGGAGCTGATGCATCGCAAATCAAAATGCTTTATTCAAATCCGTCATTGCGAGCGGAGCGAAGCAATCTCATAGTAGATGCAGAAGGAAACATACATATTAAAACTTTATTTGGAGACATCATTGACCACGCTCCCTTTACTTTTTATGCAGACAACAAAAAAGAAATCGCTTCTTCTTTTTTTTTAGACAACAACACGGTTGCCTTCTCCCTTCCTGATGGGGCTCATTCCTCCCCCAATGGGGGAGGTCAGGATGGGGCTTCTTCTACTATTGTTATCGACCCCTGGACTCAAACCCCCACCTTACCTAACTCAAACGGTGTGTGGGAATGTGAGCGCGATGGTGCAGGTAACGTTTATATCATTGGTGGAGATTCTCCTATGAAACTTTTGAAATATAATTCCGCAGGAGTTGTTCAATGGACGTATTCCACTCCATGGGATACTGCCAACGCATGGCTGGGAACTTTTGCAACTGATTTGGCAGGTAACTCTTATGTTACCTCCGGCTCAATTGCCGCCATGCAAAAAGTAAATACAAATGCGGGATTGGTTTGGAACTATACCGCACCAGCGTTCAGCACAGACGAATACTGGACAATTGCTTTCAACTGCGATCAGACGAAGTTGATAGTTGGCGGTACTACGGGAGTTGGCATTCCTCCACCATATATTTTGAATGGTGCTATTTTTAATATAGACGTGAATAATGGAAACATCATTGGTTCACCGAAGATTGTAGGTGCCATGTTTAATAATCCTCCAGCTATTTATATAAATGAAGTCAGGTCTATAACAACTTCCCCCAACGGCAAATTTTATTACTTAACGCTGGATACTATAGGGAGCATTTCTAATTTCTGTTCATCTTCATTATTTGCAAAAAGTCACGGATATAATTTTAACTACAAATGCGAAAACTTTCGCCCCAATAATGGTAACGGAGGAATGTCATCCATCAAAGCAAATAAAAATTTTATTTACACACAGAACGGGATAAATGTTCATAAGCGCTCGCTTGCTACGGGTGCAATAATTACAGCAGCAGCAATTCCGGGCGGAGTTTCTACTTCTTCCCTTGGAAGAAATATAGTAGGCAACAGCGGTATTGACATTGACTCCTGCGGTAATGTGTATGTGGGCTCAGCCAATCAGGTTATCAAGTACGATGCTAATCTGAACATACTCAGCGCGGTTGCTACTTCCTATGCCGTTTCGGATGTTGCTGTAAGTAACAGTGGCAACGTACTTGTGTGCGGAACAACGGGAAATTCTTCAAGCACTTTAAGAACTGGATCCATACAATCCATCAATATGTCGGCATGTAATCCAATTTCAGTTTCTCCATGCTGCGATGCTTCTGTTTGTTCAGCAGGTTACTATTGTATTAACAGTCCGGCCGACACATTAACTCCCGCAACATCAGGCGGAACATGGAGCGGAACCGGAATAACGGATACCGTAGCCGGAGTTTTTGATCCTGCTGTTGCAGGTGTGGGCAGTCATACGATTTATTACTCTCTTTCCTGCGGAAAAGATTCCATAACCATTGTTGTTAATTCCTGCTTGGTGTTAGATGCCTGCCAGAATATTGACGGAAGCATTACCATGTTAAATGGAACGGGTCCTTTCACTTGGTATAAGGATACAACCTATCAGGATTGCAGCCAGTGTTTATTCCCGGCAACTTGCCAGCCCCCAGCTGCTAACTGTCCTTTAATCGTTAATACATGGATAAGTTTTGCAATGGGAACAACCGTTTTTCCTGGATCGAACTATCCTATTCTTGTCATTAGCAGCACTGCGGATAGCGTACAAATAGATAGCTTGTCGCAATTGTCAAATTGTGTTGTGTCCGTTCAGGAAAATTTTACCAATGGCTGGAATTTGATTCTGGGAAATATTTCTGATAATAATCAACTTAACGGAACTTTATTCGCTGATGAAAATGCCGATGTGCTGATTAAGATAATTGATGCGCAGGGAAGAATCATTAAGACAAAAGGAATGAAGATTTCAAAAGGCGCCAATTTAATTCAGATGAATTTGAATGTAAATGGCGGTATGTATATCATTTCAATAGCTGATATCATGTCAAACCGCCAGATGATTAGAAAATTTGTAAAGGAATAGACCTCTAAGTTAAGTGGTATGATTAATTTTTATTCGGATAAATTGTGTTTTATTTTTGGAAAGAATTTTTATAGTCACTAAGTATTTCACATCAATATGAAAAAAATAGCATTACTCTTTTTCATTCTCCCGCTTTATTTATTTGCAGGAAAGAATGAAGCCGGCTGGAATTCTTCCGGTGAATCTCAAAAACGATTTATCGAAAACAAATCGCAGTTTGACGGGCGTGACAGATCACCCGATTCAAAAATTCTTTATGCAGTGGATCAGAACGGCACTCAGATTTATTTCACTAAAGAGGGCTTGACGTATCGCTTTGATAAAAAAGAAAAGAAGTATAAGGAAGAAAACGAGCGCGAAGAAAAAATTAATAGTGCGGAAGAATACATGGAGTACGAAAAGAAAGAACGGGAAATGATTACCACTACCGACTTCGTTCACATGCAATGGGCAAATGCAAATCCGGATGTAGAGGTTATTGCCGAAGAAAAAACCGATGATTATTTCAGCTACACAAAAGTTAACGGAGAAAACATCAACTACATCAAGGGCTATAAAAAACTCATTTACAAAAATCTTTACCCGAACATTGATGTGGAATATATATTTCCCGAAGGGAAAGAAGGAATTAAATATTCCCTCATCCTTCATCCCGGAGCGGATGCATCGCAAATCAAAATGCTTTATTCAAATCCGTCATTGAGAGCGGAGCGAAGCAATCTCTCCTTAGACAAAGAAGGCAACATACATATTCCAACTTTATTTGGCGACATCATTGATCACGCCCCCTTTACTTTTTACTCTGACAACAAAAAGGAAATAACTTCTTCCTTTGCTTTAGTGAACGATGTTGTAACTTTTTCCCTTCCCTTGGGGAAGGGTCAGGGATGGGCTTCTTCTACTATTGTAATCGATCCTTGGACTCAAACCCCCACCTTACCCAACTCAAACGGTGTGTGGGAATGTGAGCGGGATGGAGCAGGTAACGTTTATATCATAGGCGGTGATTCCCCGATGAAACTTTTGAAATACAATTCTGCCGGAGCAATCCAGTGGACGTATTCAACTCCGTATGATACCGCAAACAATTGGCTGGGAACTTTCGCCACTGATTTGTTGGGAAACAGTTATGTAACATCGGGATCAATTGCCGCCATGCAAAAAGTGAATACAAGTGCCGGATTGGTTTGGAACTATACTGCACCGATTTTTAGTGTTGACGAATA
This window encodes:
- a CDS encoding tail fiber domain-containing protein, with translation MKKITLFSFAILAIAFLASQKSDAQNNNVGIGTLTPNSSAMLDVVSPLNDKGVLIPRMNTASMNLIPVSATTNGLIVYNTDSSCFCYYNSTASAWKSLCNAGGGGAAGPTGPAGTNGMTGPTGPVGPTGSGNGPTGPTGPAGTNGAAGTTGPAGANGVTGTTGTAGTNGTNGVTGPTGPSQTAWWILGNAGTNAATNFVGTTDGNDFVTKTSNTERMRSLSSGSTVVNSAAVQAGDVFSSYGNGYAGAISLLGDYAVNGYVSGTGAAIYGEQTSTGIGVFGNNTAGGAGVYGISATNYGVIGMANGTNVSGVRGFNANASGSGIIGLGNNITPGSVITGGCGVAANGTSFGSFSLGTNATGTGVVGTGNNLATSTTLVNGSGGAFSGTETGLYAGSTTTTGNAGQFNGTGEGMYVTTANPATYWGIVVGAGGGLASGDFWTNSDRRFKKDITPIADGTLDKIMKLNPCQYYYDADKYPMYKGNEGKQVGLIAQELEKVFPELVNNTKYMPDPTKDIIDPSKKSVTGKQVIDNVSLVKEKNNVVSSKKPVIGQQVMDNIPLAIDNIPLVKGYYAVDYNALIPFLIKGMQEQQKIIETQNKKIETLEKKVDQLQH
- a CDS encoding T9SS type A sorting domain-containing protein, with product MSTTKLLIAVLFLCTLHNANAQWYGTPPSNFTWYYSDQGTIAPSGCSQSSPVLQYNISPNSYFIAYNFSGVAGTTYTFTLNPTINVCATGTCEIQLFDYAYNQSPGSVIFDQFGPIPQTKVWTCPVSKTYYLSLSDCSNGELFGALGVENVTFTYSSDGATTAPASCAVNVSPSNNATCMSTAQTLNWAAVGCATGYYLYLGTDAAATNIQNGLNVGNVLTYNPGALTNCTKYYWKVVPYNGVGTGTCSAAIWNFTVGTSPTAATSITASPNPVCLGSSCTLTRNAGNAQCGTWQWYSGGCGSGSSIGTGNSIVVTPTVSTTYYVRAEACANSICRSVTVNVNTIPTAASVSGAGTFCGSTTITATGGTGGTMYWQNTTSGGTSTTTPSTSQVVTASGTYYFRPYNSCGWGTEGSVSVTINPYPIVNAIGGGAASVMVGSQTPAFTNSTPGGTWSITNGSGTATINGSGVATGISTGTVTVNYSVTVNGCTTIVTAPLTIIAFMPVELLNFSATCVDATVTINWTTASEKDNDYFTIARSADAQTWNEIGIVNGAGNSSTIHDYEFIDAEVSSQYSMLNTQYYYRLKQTDFDGKHEYFSPVSESCSTGEWQLVFEIFSDDVLHGKLFLPEDADVTLNIIDLQGRIISREKVSALKGFNLLQMNIGSLENGLYFIKVYNEKKNILRKFVR
- the fbp gene encoding class 1 fructose-bisphosphatase, which gives rise to MRIKTLGQFIIEKQADFPYSKGELSRLLRDIGIAAKIVHREVNKAGLADILGMTGETNIQGEQVKKLDVFANEQFIAALKAGGECCAIASEENEDIIPVDNEVSKNAKYVVAIDPLDGSSNIDVNVSVGTIFSVYRRISLSGAGSLEDFLQRGTEQVAAGYIIYGSSTMLVYTTGKGVNGFTLDPSIGEFCLSHPEMKTPRLGKTYSINEGYYVHFPDGVKKFIKYCQEEDPKTNRPYSSRYIGSAVADIHRNLITGGIFIYPITSQNPKGKLRLIYESNPLSFIIEQAGGKATDGIKRILDIEPTSVHQRTPFFIGSSEMVDVAAEFMVKYSTINA
- a CDS encoding GNAT family N-acetyltransferase; translated protein: MKILIRKAKKKDIPSVLSLIKELATYEKAPNEVKVTLRELKRDGFGKKKMFDCFVAETSENKIAGIALYYIKYSTWKGKCIYLDDIIVTESMRGSGIGKKLFEQVVAVAKKMKVRKLEWQVLNWNEPAFNFYKKYSTVFDDEWVNCKLIFE